One genomic window of Acetobacter sp. includes the following:
- a CDS encoding recombinase family protein: MKVALYARYSSDNQRDASIADQLRVCRTHAEKQGWTIVEDYTDHAISGASLMRPGIQALIADAQRGRFQIVLAEAMDRLSRDQEDIAGVFKRMNYAGVRIVTLSEGEVSHLHVGLKGTMNALFLKDLAEKTHRGLRGRVEQGKSGGGNAYGYDVVRRLDANGEPIRGDRTINVVEAEVVRRIFRDFAGGLGPRAIAFRLNDEGIPAPGSGAWGFSTITGNRARGTGILNNEMYVGRLVWNRQRFIKDPDTGKRQARPNPESEWVIQEVPELRIVDQDLWGAVKARQASVSASRDTRDTSSPDHFREKRRPRYLFSGLSKCGCCGGGYSMISGALLGCSTARNKGTCHNRTNMRREELERRVLDALRHHLMDPDLFAEFCNAFTSEMNRLRMEASADIGASEAELKRVERDIQRLMDLYLSEAISIETVKERGSKLEARKAELTEFLATAEAPPPLLHPQMAEFYHRQLARLHDMLHSELDEKRQEAAEVIRSLIEAIILTPSDKGLQIDVRGDLAGILTVASGSGQKKTPACFRTGVRDAFASQVQMVAGAGFEPAAFRL; the protein is encoded by the coding sequence ATGAAGGTCGCGCTCTACGCCCGCTATTCGTCCGACAACCAGCGCGACGCCTCGATCGCCGACCAGCTCCGGGTCTGCCGCACCCACGCGGAGAAACAGGGCTGGACCATCGTCGAGGACTATACCGACCACGCCATCTCGGGCGCCTCCCTGATGCGGCCCGGCATCCAGGCGCTGATCGCCGATGCGCAGCGCGGACGGTTCCAGATCGTGCTGGCCGAGGCGATGGATCGCCTCTCCCGCGACCAGGAGGACATCGCCGGCGTCTTCAAGCGCATGAACTATGCCGGCGTGCGGATTGTCACCCTTTCCGAGGGCGAGGTCTCTCACCTCCATGTCGGCCTCAAGGGCACAATGAACGCCCTGTTCCTGAAAGACCTGGCCGAGAAGACCCATCGCGGCCTGCGCGGGCGGGTGGAACAGGGCAAGTCGGGCGGCGGCAACGCCTACGGCTATGACGTGGTGCGTAGGCTCGACGCCAATGGCGAGCCCATCCGGGGCGACCGGACCATCAACGTGGTAGAAGCAGAGGTCGTCCGTCGCATCTTCCGCGACTTTGCGGGAGGACTGGGACCGCGCGCCATTGCCTTCCGTCTCAACGACGAAGGCATCCCGGCACCGGGCAGTGGTGCGTGGGGCTTCTCGACCATCACAGGCAACCGGGCGCGCGGCACCGGTATCCTCAACAACGAGATGTACGTGGGCAGGCTGGTGTGGAACCGGCAGCGCTTCATCAAGGATCCCGATACCGGCAAGCGCCAGGCCCGTCCCAATCCGGAATCCGAATGGGTGATCCAGGAAGTGCCGGAGTTGCGGATCGTCGATCAGGATCTGTGGGGCGCGGTCAAGGCACGGCAGGCCAGCGTCAGTGCCAGCCGGGATACACGCGACACGTCATCGCCCGATCATTTCCGCGAGAAGCGCCGACCGCGCTACCTGTTCTCCGGCCTCAGCAAATGCGGCTGCTGCGGTGGCGGCTATTCCATGATCTCCGGCGCACTGCTCGGCTGCTCGACGGCGCGCAACAAGGGCACCTGCCACAACCGGACCAATATGCGTCGCGAGGAGCTGGAGCGGCGCGTGCTCGACGCCCTGCGTCACCATCTCATGGATCCGGACCTATTCGCCGAGTTCTGTAATGCTTTTACCAGTGAGATGAACCGCCTGCGCATGGAGGCGTCGGCCGACATCGGTGCGTCAGAGGCGGAACTGAAGCGGGTCGAGCGCGATATCCAGCGGCTGATGGATCTCTACCTCTCGGAAGCCATCTCGATCGAAACCGTCAAGGAACGCGGATCGAAGCTCGAAGCCCGCAAGGCGGAACTGACAGAGTTCCTCGCGACCGCCGAGGCACCCCCGCCCCTGCTCCACCCCCAGATGGCGGAGTTCTACCACCGGCAGCTCGCGCGCCTGCATGACATGCTGCATTCCGAGCTGGACGAGAAGCGCCAGGAGGCAGCCGAGGTCATCCGCTCGCTGATCGAGGCCATCATCCTGACGCCATCCGACAAGGGGCTACAGATCGACGTCCGGGGCGATCTGGCTGGCATTCTGACGGTAGCCTCGGGCAGCGGACAAAAGAAAACCCCAGCCTGTTTCCGGACTGGGGTTCGTGATGCGTTCGCATCGCAAGTTCAGATGGTTGCGGGGGCAGGATTTGAACCTGCGGCCTTCAGGTTATGA
- a CDS encoding helix-turn-helix domain-containing protein produces MFNPKRLTLARQRRRLTARSLAEQACLAADTISRLEKGQNEPDENTIGSIARVLDYPVGFFYLDDPEDLDSDAVSFRSFSKMSMKERQAAESAGQLALSLSCWIEERFSLPAVDVPDLGQEQDPAIAAYLVRQAWGIGESAIGNLIGLLETHGVRVFSLSEDTAAVNAFSFWRDGKPFIFLNNFKTAESSLFDAAHELGHLVMHKQESLRDRKDAEKEANAFASAFLMPENDVKSRIGYPITVGVILKAKLRWRVSAMALAYRLHTLDKLSSWQYKSICIELGRRGYRTGEPIGTERETSAIWKKILQSLWSDRIGRAEIAHELNWPLEELEGLTQHLSERRTIVPKTEIKNLSLIK; encoded by the coding sequence ATGTTCAATCCTAAGAGACTGACGTTAGCACGGCAGAGAAGGCGGTTGACTGCTAGAAGCCTGGCAGAACAAGCTTGTCTGGCGGCTGACACTATTTCACGACTGGAAAAAGGTCAGAATGAACCTGATGAAAATACCATTGGTAGCATTGCCCGTGTCTTAGATTATCCTGTCGGTTTTTTTTATCTGGATGATCCCGAAGATCTGGATAGTGATGCTGTAAGTTTTCGTAGTTTTTCAAAAATGAGTATGAAAGAACGTCAGGCTGCTGAAAGTGCTGGACAACTTGCTTTGAGCTTGAGTTGCTGGATTGAGGAACGCTTTTCTCTGCCTGCCGTTGATGTTCCTGATCTTGGCCAGGAACAGGACCCAGCTATCGCTGCATATTTGGTTCGACAGGCTTGGGGTATCGGTGAGAGTGCTATAGGCAACTTAATAGGGTTGTTAGAAACCCATGGCGTTCGGGTTTTCTCGCTTTCTGAGGATACCGCTGCTGTAAATGCGTTTTCATTTTGGAGAGATGGTAAGCCTTTTATCTTTCTGAACAATTTTAAAACAGCAGAAAGCAGTTTATTCGATGCAGCGCACGAACTTGGGCATTTGGTAATGCACAAGCAGGAAAGCCTGCGTGATAGAAAGGATGCAGAAAAGGAGGCTAATGCTTTTGCGTCGGCGTTTCTCATGCCTGAAAATGACGTTAAATCTCGTATTGGTTACCCGATCACGGTGGGCGTCATCTTGAAAGCAAAATTGCGCTGGCGTGTTTCTGCAATGGCATTGGCTTACCGTCTGCATACTTTAGATAAATTGTCTTCATGGCAGTACAAATCGATTTGTATTGAACTTGGTCGTCGTGGTTATCGCACAGGCGAACCAATAGGAACAGAAAGGGAGACATCTGCTATCTGGAAGAAGATTTTACAAAGTCTTTGGAGCGATAGAATAGGAAGAGCTGAGATTGCGCATGAGCTTAATTGGCCGTTAGAAGAATTGGAAGGGCTTACCCAGCATCTTTCGGAGCGTAGAACTATTGTTCCGAAAACTGAAATTAAGAATTTATCTTTAATTAAATGA